A single genomic interval of Chloracidobacterium validum harbors:
- the dnaK gene encoding molecular chaperone DnaK — MGKIIGIDLGTTNSVVAVMEGGEPIVITNSEGARTTPSVVAFTKDGSRLVGQVAKRQAVTNPENTFYSVKRFIGRRFNEVKGETKQVPYKVMEGPNGDVRLMGGGKEWAPPEISAMVLQKLKTAAEDYLGQPVTEAVITVPAYFNDAQRQATKDAGKIAGLDVKRIVNEPTAAALAYGLDKKKDETIAVFDFGGGTFDISILEVGEGVVEVKSTNGDTHLGGDDVDECLINWIVSEFKKDQGIDLTADKMALQRLKEAAEKAKIELSSAMETEINLPFITADASGPKHLVMKLTRAKFEQLVDDILRRTLEPCRKALEDAGLKPSQIDEVILVGGSTRIPKVQQMVKEFFGKEPNRSVNPDEVVAIGAAVQAGVLAGDVKDLLLLDVTPLSLGIETLGGVNTVMIPRNTTIPTRKSEIFSTASDNQTSVEVHVLQGERPMARDNRTLGMFRLVDIPPAPRGVPQIEVTFDIDANGIVNVTAKDLGTGREQKITVTSGSGLSKEDIDRMVREADANAAQDRELRERIEAKNKLDSMIYSTEKLIADNREKIESTTLSEIEGILSEAKSKLETASLSELNSLHDRLTKATYKVSEVMYKDAAGRAAGAGKSNGDAGKGDDNVIDAEYVDVDDKR, encoded by the coding sequence ATGGGGAAAATCATCGGCATTGACTTAGGGACGACCAACTCAGTCGTCGCAGTAATGGAAGGCGGCGAGCCAATCGTCATTACCAACTCCGAGGGCGCTCGGACGACGCCATCCGTTGTGGCGTTCACCAAGGACGGCAGCCGTCTGGTGGGACAAGTGGCCAAGCGTCAAGCCGTAACCAATCCAGAGAACACGTTTTATTCGGTCAAGCGCTTCATCGGTCGCCGCTTCAACGAAGTCAAAGGCGAGACCAAGCAAGTTCCCTACAAAGTCATGGAGGGACCCAACGGCGACGTCCGCTTGATGGGCGGCGGCAAGGAATGGGCGCCCCCAGAGATTTCCGCCATGGTTTTGCAAAAGCTCAAAACCGCCGCGGAAGACTACCTGGGTCAGCCAGTCACAGAGGCCGTCATTACCGTCCCGGCCTACTTCAACGATGCCCAGCGGCAGGCCACGAAAGATGCTGGCAAGATCGCGGGACTCGACGTCAAGCGTATTGTCAATGAGCCCACGGCGGCGGCGCTTGCCTACGGACTGGACAAAAAGAAAGACGAAACCATCGCCGTTTTTGACTTTGGTGGTGGAACCTTTGACATCTCGATCCTAGAAGTCGGCGAAGGCGTGGTTGAAGTCAAATCCACCAATGGTGACACCCACCTGGGTGGCGACGACGTGGATGAATGCCTGATCAACTGGATCGTCAGCGAGTTTAAAAAGGACCAGGGCATTGATTTGACCGCCGACAAGATGGCACTTCAGCGCCTGAAAGAAGCCGCTGAAAAAGCCAAGATTGAGCTGTCGTCAGCCATGGAAACTGAAATCAACCTGCCCTTCATCACGGCCGACGCTTCTGGACCGAAGCACCTGGTGATGAAGTTGACGCGGGCCAAGTTTGAACAACTGGTGGACGATATTCTCCGCCGCACGCTTGAACCCTGCCGCAAGGCACTTGAGGACGCCGGACTGAAGCCATCCCAGATTGACGAAGTCATCCTGGTCGGTGGCTCGACGCGGATTCCCAAAGTGCAACAGATGGTCAAGGAGTTCTTTGGCAAGGAACCGAACCGCTCAGTCAACCCGGATGAAGTCGTGGCCATTGGTGCGGCCGTCCAGGCCGGGGTGCTCGCCGGTGACGTGAAGGACTTGCTCTTGCTCGACGTAACGCCATTGAGCCTGGGGATTGAAACCCTGGGTGGGGTCAACACGGTCATGATCCCGCGCAACACTACGATTCCGACCCGCAAGAGCGAGATTTTCTCAACCGCCAGCGATAACCAGACGTCAGTTGAGGTTCACGTCCTCCAGGGTGAGCGTCCCATGGCCCGCGACAACCGGACACTTGGCATGTTCCGCTTGGTGGACATTCCACCTGCGCCGCGTGGCGTGCCACAAATCGAAGTGACGTTTGATATTGATGCCAACGGCATTGTCAATGTCACCGCCAAAGACCTCGGCACAGGACGCGAGCAAAAAATCACGGTCACGTCGGGTTCGGGTCTCAGCAAGGAAGACATTGACCGGATGGTGCGGGAAGCCGACGCCAACGCCGCCCAGGATCGTGAGCTACGGGAGCGGATTGAAGCCAAGAACAAGCTCGACTCGATGATTTACTCAACGGAAAAGCTCATTGCTGATAACCGTGAAAAGATCGAGTCAACCACGCTTTCAGAGATAGAAGGCATCCTTTCAGAAGCCAAGTCGAAGCTTGAAACAGCATCCCTGTCTGAACTCAACAGCCTGCA